CGACGATCGGCCGGCCCGGCGCAGGCGAGGTAATGCATGCGCATCTGTGAATATCAGTCGGATCCGTCCAGGGCAAGGTCCACCGACCGACCGTTCGGGTCGGCGGCACCAGGCGCCCGGCCGGCGGTAGCGGGTGCGGGCGGGCCGCGTCAGTCGAGCTGGGCGGGGTCCAGGCCCAGCTCGCGGGCGGTGACCAGGCGGGTCCACTCGGCGTACTGCCGGCGGGAGATCACCCGGTCGTGCACGGCGAACTGCACGGCGAGGCCGTCCATCACCGCGTTGATCCGCCAGGCGGCGCCGGCCGGGTCGGTGCACTGGAAGGTGCCGTCGGCCACCCCGGCGGAGATGACCGCGGCCAGGTCCGTGCGCCAGCGCAGGTCCAACCGGCGGGAGACCTTCTCCAACTCCGGGGTACGCAGTGACTCCGACCAGCCGTCGATCCACATCGCCCAGGGGATGGACCGGCCGGACGGCGGGGCGAGTCGCAGGATCCGCCTGAGCTTGACCAGGGGGGTGGCGGTGGAGCGCAGCACCGCGTCGAGCCGGGCCAGATCCTGCTCGACGGCGTACTCGAAGGCCCGCGCGAGCAGGCGTTCCTTGCTGGTGAAGTGGTAGAAGACCAGCGCCTGGCTGACCCCGGCGGCCTGGGCCACGTCGGCCGTGCGGGTGTTGGCCAGGCCGCGTTCGGCGATCACGTCGCAGGCGGTGCGCAGCAGGGAATCCAGGCGGATCTCGACCGCACGTCTCGTCACGGCGCTACCGTAGCCCATCCGTTCGTGCACAAACAGTTACCGCTCCGGGTGATGTGGCCGGGGACAGTCGGAAGCCGGACAGCGGTGCGGGCTTGCCCTGTGCCATGGACAGGCGTTGTCGCTGGCAGACGGCCCGAAGAGGTAAGTCAGGTTCCTAGGAAGCTATACGCGGGGTGACCCGAACCGCGGGCGCCGCGCCGAGCGGGGCCCCGAGTTGGCAACTCTTCCGGAGGTCGGCTAAAGTTCTCATCCGTCACCCGGGAACGCCGGGTGACACGCGGACGTAGCGCAGCTGGTAGCGCATCACCTTGCCAAGGTGAGGGTCGCGGGTTCGAATCCCGTCGTCCGCTCGGAGACATGCCGCCACCAATTGGGGCAAGCTCGGTGGAGTGGCCGAGAGGCGAGGCAACGGCCTGCAAA
Above is a window of Micromonospora yangpuensis DNA encoding:
- a CDS encoding TetR/AcrR family transcriptional regulator — protein: MTRRAVEIRLDSLLRTACDVIAERGLANTRTADVAQAAGVSQALVFYHFTSKERLLARAFEYAVEQDLARLDAVLRSTATPLVKLRRILRLAPPSGRSIPWAMWIDGWSESLRTPELEKVSRRLDLRWRTDLAAVISAGVADGTFQCTDPAGAAWRINAVMDGLAVQFAVHDRVISRRQYAEWTRLVTARELGLDPAQLD